From the Candidatus Krumholzibacteriota bacterium genome, one window contains:
- a CDS encoding DNA polymerase III subunit alpha — protein MSNAGFIHLHNHSEYSLLDGAIRIRDLVKRASDMGMTAVGLTDHGNMYGAVPFYREALRVGIKPIVGMETYLARDGIDKRGKDAQKKNDHLVLLVKNNTGYKNLLKLSSIAYTKGFYYKPRIDLDILETYSEGLIGLSGCIQGSIAKLLYAGKKDEAVIFARRLESIFHEGDFFIEIQNHGIERELLLIPKLTDLARDLKLPLVATNDCHYCGAEEHEAHDVLLCLQTGKDLDDENRVLRSNPETYLKSPEQMEALFTDHKEALRNTLNIAERCNLKLKDKKTQLPKSPIPSQFASPDEYLEHLVMEGAGEVLGEINDDVIERIKYELEIIREMGFSSYFLIVWDIVKFAKEAGIAVGPGRGSAAGSLVCYILGITSINPLENELIFERFLNPERVSMPDIDIDFCDNRRQEVIDHVVSTYGKENVCQIITFGRMAARAVIRDVGRVLRVPYGEVDKLAKMIPAQPGVNLSDAIKDVPELKNLYNNDKSIKKLLDLSLSLEGLARHASTHAAGLVITPTPLVNHVPLYRSSKGEITTQYEMKILDSIGLLKIDILGLKTLSHIQNVLILIEKHEGLKLSIEDIPIEDPETFKFLGEGKTVAVFQLESEGMRELLKKIQPTNFGDVTAINALYRPGPLGSNMVTDFIKCKHGKKKITYEHPMLEPILKDTYGVILYQEQVMRVASDLAGFSMGQADILRRAMGKKKKSIMSQQKELFVKGAVERGINEKIADRIFELMAHFAGYGFNKSHSAAYAMVSMQTAYLKVHYPAAFMAAAMTNDMGNTDRLMILLEECHNLEIVLRGPDVNSSGKEFDLSNGEITYGLVAIKNMGVPAAEAIVDARKDGPFVDLYDLCERVNLRSINRRALESMIRSGATDSLPGTRSQKMATLDTILAHAQKRQSERDRGQTFLGFFENPSMSDMIELEDVPPWDESERLKNEKESLGFYFSGHPLDSYKGVLSHIVNTESCALSEKKSKKNVVIAGLITSVRVILDRRGKSMAFVGMEDFLGSFEVIVFSSCYQSCREELREENLVVIKGKISSKDRGESKVIADKIFSIDSALNYLSGKVCLSLRSELFNEKELLSLKQTVSRFPGKKELFFKWCKNGDNKFSVRSRSYSVSPSLEFVRSLEKITGVENVEIVL, from the coding sequence ATGAGTAATGCCGGCTTCATACATCTTCACAACCATTCTGAATACAGCCTTCTCGATGGAGCGATCAGAATCAGAGACCTTGTTAAGAGAGCTTCCGATATGGGAATGACTGCCGTGGGGCTTACTGACCACGGTAATATGTACGGTGCCGTGCCATTCTACAGAGAGGCTCTCAGGGTGGGAATAAAGCCGATAGTTGGAATGGAGACCTATCTGGCGAGAGATGGAATTGACAAGAGAGGCAAAGACGCTCAAAAGAAGAACGATCATCTGGTTCTTCTGGTAAAAAACAATACAGGATACAAAAATCTTCTTAAACTTTCCTCAATTGCTTACACAAAGGGGTTTTACTACAAACCCCGGATAGACCTCGACATTCTGGAGACTTATTCAGAAGGCCTGATAGGGTTGAGCGGCTGTATCCAGGGAAGTATTGCTAAACTCCTTTATGCCGGCAAAAAGGATGAGGCTGTGATCTTCGCGAGGAGACTGGAATCAATTTTTCATGAAGGGGACTTTTTTATTGAGATACAGAACCACGGAATAGAAAGGGAGTTACTTCTTATTCCAAAGTTAACTGATCTCGCGCGTGATCTTAAGTTGCCTTTAGTGGCAACCAATGACTGTCATTATTGCGGCGCCGAAGAACATGAAGCTCATGATGTTCTTCTCTGTCTTCAGACAGGGAAAGATCTTGACGATGAAAACAGGGTTCTGAGATCAAATCCCGAGACTTATCTAAAATCACCCGAGCAAATGGAAGCTCTTTTCACCGATCATAAAGAAGCATTAAGGAACACACTGAATATTGCTGAAAGATGCAACCTGAAGCTTAAGGATAAAAAAACACAGCTTCCCAAGTCACCCATACCAAGCCAGTTTGCATCTCCGGACGAATATCTTGAGCACCTCGTTATGGAGGGTGCCGGGGAAGTGCTTGGAGAAATCAATGATGATGTAATCGAGAGGATTAAATACGAGCTTGAAATTATCAGAGAAATGGGGTTCTCAAGTTACTTCCTTATTGTCTGGGATATTGTTAAATTTGCCAAGGAAGCCGGTATAGCTGTTGGTCCCGGCCGGGGGTCGGCCGCGGGAAGTCTGGTTTGCTATATTCTTGGTATCACAAGTATTAATCCCTTAGAGAATGAACTTATCTTCGAGCGTTTTCTAAATCCGGAACGAGTGTCGATGCCGGATATAGATATTGATTTTTGTGATAACAGAAGGCAGGAAGTGATTGATCATGTTGTGTCGACTTATGGCAAGGAAAATGTCTGTCAGATAATAACATTTGGAAGAATGGCGGCAAGAGCTGTTATAAGGGATGTCGGCAGGGTATTGAGGGTCCCATACGGAGAAGTGGACAAATTGGCGAAAATGATTCCCGCTCAACCGGGCGTAAATCTATCTGACGCGATAAAAGATGTACCTGAACTAAAGAATCTATATAATAATGATAAATCCATAAAAAAACTTCTCGACCTTTCTCTTTCTCTTGAAGGACTTGCCAGACACGCGTCTACTCACGCTGCCGGCCTTGTTATAACCCCAACCCCCCTTGTTAACCATGTTCCCCTTTACAGGTCGAGTAAAGGTGAAATAACAACACAGTACGAGATGAAAATTCTCGACAGCATAGGACTGTTGAAAATAGATATACTGGGGCTTAAAACACTTTCTCATATACAGAACGTTCTTATCCTGATAGAGAAACATGAGGGACTGAAACTGTCAATCGAAGATATACCAATCGAAGATCCGGAAACATTCAAATTCCTTGGAGAGGGGAAAACTGTAGCTGTTTTTCAGCTTGAAAGCGAGGGTATGCGTGAACTCTTGAAAAAAATACAACCCACTAACTTCGGAGACGTAACGGCTATAAACGCTCTGTATCGTCCGGGACCTCTTGGCAGCAATATGGTTACAGACTTTATCAAATGTAAACATGGTAAAAAGAAGATCACTTATGAACACCCCATGCTGGAGCCGATTCTCAAAGATACTTATGGAGTAATATTATATCAGGAACAGGTAATGCGTGTGGCCAGTGATCTGGCGGGATTTTCAATGGGGCAGGCTGATATTCTCAGGCGCGCGATGGGTAAGAAGAAAAAGAGCATTATGTCTCAGCAGAAGGAGCTCTTTGTAAAAGGAGCGGTTGAGCGGGGGATAAATGAGAAGATAGCGGATAGAATATTTGAACTAATGGCACATTTCGCCGGTTACGGATTCAACAAATCACATTCCGCCGCCTATGCCATGGTATCTATGCAGACGGCTTATTTAAAAGTGCATTATCCGGCAGCTTTTATGGCAGCGGCTATGACAAATGATATGGGAAACACAGATCGGCTTATGATATTACTTGAAGAATGTCACAATCTGGAAATAGTCTTACGGGGACCAGACGTGAATTCAAGCGGCAAAGAGTTTGATCTATCAAATGGAGAAATAACCTATGGACTGGTGGCAATTAAGAATATGGGTGTTCCCGCCGCTGAAGCTATTGTTGATGCCAGGAAAGACGGTCCCTTTGTGGATCTGTATGATTTATGTGAAAGGGTCAATCTGCGAAGTATCAACAGACGCGCTCTCGAGAGTATGATAAGAAGCGGAGCAACTGACAGTTTGCCCGGGACCAGGTCACAGAAGATGGCAACTCTTGACACGATTCTGGCTCACGCCCAGAAGCGTCAGAGTGAAAGAGACAGGGGACAGACATTTCTCGGCTTCTTCGAAAATCCGTCGATGTCTGATATGATAGAGCTTGAAGATGTTCCTCCATGGGATGAAAGTGAGAGACTGAAAAATGAGAAGGAGTCACTGGGCTTTTATTTTTCGGGACACCCTCTCGACAGTTATAAGGGCGTTCTAAGCCATATAGTAAACACTGAGAGCTGCGCTCTTTCGGAGAAAAAGAGCAAAAAGAATGTTGTTATCGCGGGGCTGATTACAAGTGTCAGGGTTATTCTCGACAGGCGCGGTAAGTCAATGGCATTTGTGGGGATGGAGGATTTTCTGGGTTCATTTGAAGTTATTGTGTTTTCAAGCTGTTATCAGAGTTGCAGAGAGGAATTGAGAGAGGAAAATCTCGTAGTGATAAAGGGAAAGATTTCTTCGAAGGACAGGGGTGAAAGCAAAGTGATAGCTGACAAAATTTTCTCCATTGACAGCGCGCTGAATTACTTGTCTGGCAAGGTATGTTTGAGCTTGCGCTCAGAGCTTTTTAATGAAAAGGAACTTCTTTCTTTAAAACAAACCGTGTCTCGGTTTCCGGGAAAGAAAGAGTTGTTTTTTAAGTGGTGTAAGAATGGTGATAATAAGTTTTCCGTCCGATCGAGGAGTTACAGTGTATCTCCAAGTCTGGAGTTTGTAAGAAGCCTCGAGAAAATTACTGGAGTAGAAAATGTCGAAATTGTTTTATAG
- a CDS encoding acetyl-CoA carboxylase carboxyltransferase subunit alpha codes for MTGNTKNLQFETPIIDLENRIETLKQKGFSVESKEIKKLKSTLGDLEEKVYGNLTPWEEVQLARHPDRPTMSQYLDLMFDDFHQLHGDRFYGDDPAIVGGVATMGERRLMVIGHEKGRNTKDRLRHNFGMANPEGFRKSLRLMKMAEKFSLPILSFVDTPGAYPGVGAEERGQPVAIASNLKEVFKIKTPIVVVIIGEGGSGGALALGIGDRVIMMKHSIYSVISPEGCAAILWKDKGKAPDAASSLRLTSDDCLEFNVADVVIDEIHGAAHRDPEGNSLKLAKCIEDQFESLLSISIDLLLERRIKKFTSIGEFSSDR; via the coding sequence ATGACTGGAAATACGAAGAACCTACAATTCGAAACCCCAATAATAGATCTTGAAAACAGGATAGAAACCCTTAAGCAAAAGGGCTTTTCAGTAGAGTCCAAAGAGATAAAGAAGCTTAAAAGCACACTTGGCGATCTTGAAGAGAAAGTTTACGGGAATCTCACGCCGTGGGAGGAAGTTCAGCTTGCCCGTCATCCGGACAGGCCGACAATGTCGCAGTATCTGGATTTAATGTTCGACGATTTTCATCAGCTCCATGGGGACAGGTTTTACGGCGACGACCCTGCTATTGTAGGCGGTGTTGCTACAATGGGAGAGAGAAGACTTATGGTTATTGGACATGAAAAAGGTCGAAATACAAAAGACAGGCTGAGACACAACTTCGGGATGGCCAATCCTGAAGGTTTTAGAAAATCGCTTAGACTAATGAAGATGGCAGAAAAATTTTCTTTACCAATTCTTTCTTTTGTGGATACTCCCGGCGCTTATCCGGGTGTTGGAGCTGAAGAGAGAGGGCAACCTGTCGCAATAGCGTCCAACTTGAAAGAGGTTTTTAAGATAAAAACCCCGATTGTAGTTGTTATTATAGGTGAAGGCGGGAGTGGGGGAGCTCTGGCTCTGGGTATTGGAGACAGGGTGATAATGATGAAACATTCAATATATTCGGTGATTTCTCCGGAGGGTTGTGCTGCCATTCTCTGGAAAGATAAAGGCAAAGCGCCTGACGCGGCTTCATCTCTGCGCCTGACCTCGGATGATTGTCTGGAATTTAATGTTGCCGATGTAGTAATTGATGAAATACATGGCGCGGCCCACAGGGATCCGGAAGGTAATTCTCTCAAACTGGCTAAATGTATTGAGGATCAATTCGAAAGCCTCTTGAGTATCTCTATCGATCTTCTTCTCGAAAGGAGAATTAAAAAGTTCACCTCTATTGGTGAATTCAGTTCAGACCGATGA